Proteins encoded by one window of Leptospira neocaledonica:
- a CDS encoding tetratricopeptide repeat protein: MKIHKNIVLPLLACLIATSSVNSQTTNEDPREIFMSGLILRIQKKGMFHTNMINLSKSFPDSSYGIFAKGYLNLNQSKYEDCIADFEKAIKNNSNDIYLSRESFFYKGICNFDISKYDEAIEDFTKVLEFKEGQEPSETYINALLERSKVYNRIKKYDLAKEGISEVIESLKKNKKLIQYYDYEQYHVDRISLNYTLKNYAAALEDCDWLIKESKDKKDLGYFYRGQFKYKLLDDPEGGYEDYLKAAQTNPKNFAALATIVEVLNKKGEYKKIPSYLTLAIKVKPQLGVLYYARGYFYAQLGDRVNSCKDMRESLKYSSEDVERDSEGYYSMDHLPGANSFINVNCR, encoded by the coding sequence ATGAAGATACATAAGAATATAGTATTACCCTTGCTCGCTTGTTTGATTGCTACAAGCTCGGTCAATTCCCAAACTACTAACGAAGATCCTCGAGAGATTTTTATGTCAGGGCTCATTTTAAGGATTCAAAAGAAAGGAATGTTTCACACAAATATGATCAATCTTTCTAAATCTTTTCCCGATTCTTCATACGGTATTTTTGCTAAAGGATATCTGAATCTTAATCAATCAAAGTATGAAGATTGTATCGCCGATTTTGAAAAAGCAATTAAGAACAATAGCAATGACATTTATCTTTCGAGGGAGTCTTTCTTTTATAAAGGAATATGCAATTTTGACATTTCTAAATATGATGAAGCAATCGAAGATTTTACAAAGGTTCTTGAGTTTAAAGAAGGTCAAGAGCCGAGCGAAACGTATATCAACGCCTTATTGGAAAGATCCAAAGTATACAATAGAATCAAAAAATATGATTTGGCAAAGGAGGGAATTTCAGAGGTCATTGAAAGTTTGAAAAAAAATAAAAAACTCATTCAATATTATGATTATGAGCAATACCATGTCGACCGAATATCTCTAAACTACACTCTCAAGAATTATGCAGCTGCTCTCGAGGACTGTGATTGGTTAATTAAAGAATCGAAGGATAAAAAAGATTTAGGATATTTTTATAGAGGTCAGTTTAAATACAAATTATTAGATGATCCGGAAGGAGGCTATGAAGACTATTTAAAAGCTGCTCAGACTAATCCTAAAAATTTTGCAGCTCTCGCGACTATAGTTGAGGTGTTAAATAAAAAAGGTGAGTATAAAAAAATTCCCTCGTATTTGACCTTGGCTATTAAAGTAAAACCGCAACTTGGTGTTCTATACTATGCAAGAGGATACTTTTATGCTCAATTAGGAGATAGAGTGAATTCCTGCAAGGACATGCGTGAGTCTTTAAAATATTCGTCAGAGGATGTCGAGAGAGATTCTGAGGGATACTATTCTATGGATCACCTGCCTGGAGCAAATTCATTCATTAATGTTAATTGCAGATAG
- a CDS encoding DUF2695 domain-containing protein, which produces MNIEELEDELISAIQMSNHGLSDRRMPSKKSIPMLIEIRRKLKEFSEKDLSNAKVWRLLALSEEALLNYKEAIDSFTKYLDLKGRDKKDLKKLAFLRESQVEWEDLILSPKELNDLGNYLNSNLNRIACDHSLAITKKYLEGKYSKSDLKRIVSSLQNRGGFCDCEVLANVTL; this is translated from the coding sequence ATGAATATAGAAGAATTAGAAGATGAATTGATATCAGCTATTCAAATGTCTAACCATGGTTTGTCAGATCGAAGGATGCCTTCTAAAAAATCTATTCCAATGCTTATCGAAATAAGAAGAAAACTAAAAGAGTTTTCGGAGAAAGATCTAAGTAATGCAAAGGTTTGGAGACTACTCGCACTATCTGAGGAAGCACTTTTAAATTATAAAGAGGCAATTGATAGTTTTACGAAATATTTAGATTTAAAAGGAAGAGATAAAAAGGATCTAAAAAAGCTGGCTTTCTTGAGAGAAAGTCAAGTTGAATGGGAAGATTTGATACTTTCTCCGAAGGAATTAAATGACTTGGGAAATTACCTCAATTCGAATTTAAATAGAATTGCTTGCGATCATTCTTTGGCTATAACAAAGAAATATTTAGAAGGGAAGTATTCTAAAAGCGATTTAAAGAGAATAGTCTCTTCGTTACAGAATCGTGGAGGATTTTGTGATTGCGAAGTTCTTGCCAATGTAACTCTATAA